Genomic segment of Malus domestica chromosome 15, GDT2T_hap1:
CGCTCTCTTCACAATAGTCTCTGGGGTCATCAAAATGACGATCACGTTCAGAATACCTCCGTATGTAGTTATGAAGAGCCATTGTAGCAATGACAATCTTCACTTGCTTATTGAACGGGTAATTAGGCATATCCCTTAAAATTGACCATTTTTTCTTCCATACCCCAAAAGTTCGTTCAATGATGCTCCTAAGAGAAGAATGTGTGTGGTTGAATACCTCTTTATGACCCGTTGGTTCGGCACCCCTACGAAAGTCTGGGAGATGATATCTTTCACCTTTATATGGTCCCAAATAACCTCTCATTTGTGGGTATCCCGCATCTACCAAGTAATATTTTCCTgacaattgaaaattttgttttgtattgtatTAATTATACAAAGCAAGTATGTAaaatgttataatataagtaTGAAGATTACCATTTGGAGGCTTAGGAAAGTTTAAAATTGGATTTCGTAGCACGGATAGAAAAACCCTTGTATCATGTGCAGTGCCTTCCCATCCAGCACAAGCAAATGTGAATTGCATGTCAAAATTACATGCAGCCATAACATTTTGAGTTGGTATTCCTTTCCTACCAATGTATGGAACTTGATCCGGAGGTGGTATTGAAGCCTCAACATGTACTCCATCTATGGCACCAATACAATCCTAAAAATAATAACATTGAAAAAAACCGTCAACCTACACTTATAGTTTGCAAATAAGTTAGAAGACGAGTCAAAATTTACCTTAAAATAAGGCATGTATCTTGTATCTCTCCTTATTTCTTGGGGAATGCCACGAAACTCCGAATCCATCGGTTTGATAATATCTATTGCCATCTTACATACGATATCCAACATAGCACCAAAATATCTACTAATAGTCTCACCAGAATGTTGAAATCTCTCTTGCGCTAATCTATTTTTCACACCATATCCCAACATATGCAAGAACATTGCTAATATTTCAGTAGCACTCATTCTCCGTGAACCTTTCAATCCATAATTAGTTTGCAAGTCATTGGATAATCTATAAAAGACATCTTTGTTCATCCTAAACATTCTATAGCATCGCACATGATTTCCTTGTAGTACTTCCATCAACCACATATTACCTGTTTGGGAAGAATTCATACACGGAGTTTTGTGGATATATTTTGAGTAATATGTTTCGACAGCTGTCGCTATAGTGCATATAATTAGACCATCCTCCAACTCCTCAACATCTTCATCATAAGTGTTCATATTGAATATACACCTGTAACCTAACACATAATTGAACATTCCATACGTCATAATCCAACAATCACTAAGAAGTCATAATCCGACATTCAAGAATAATCCAACGTTTAATAAGAAATCATAATCTAACATTCAACATATAATCCAACATTCaataaacacaaaatacaagCAACAAGCAACATTCAACACATAATCCTAATGCAAAGTACAAACCACAAATAGTCATAATTCATAGTTTTAGCTCTCTATTGTTGTTTGTTGAACATATATTTCAACCAAGTCAGCTGCACTTCAGGATCAGTCATAGTGGCAAACACCTCTCGCTTCTCTGCACTACAAAATAAACATGTAGCAAACAACCATAACTCGCTAGGTGGCTCACAACCAGGCAATTGTGCAACAGATGCTATCGCTTCCGCAATACTACAGCCTATATGCGGCGGCCTCATCAATGAGTTTGCAGAACTCATACTTTCATAAACTTCAACAAGACGGTCAATTTGACCAGAAAGTTTTGCAGCACCTCCAATTTTTTTCCCCTTCTTATCAACCTTCTTCTTTTGAAAATCTCCTTGGTTGGTCGCTCTTTTTTTCCCCTTCCTAGTAGCTTGCCTTAGATCCTGCATGGTCTCACTTTCTTCCTCATCATCTAAATCAATTTGCCCTATAGATTCATCTCTTGACTCTGGTGGTAGTACTCCAGATGAAGGTGCCCAAGCATGTTCACCGGTAGCAACTGTGTTCGAGAACATCCTATCTAACTTATCCTCCATCTCAGGACTAATGCCTTTTTTCCGCAATTTTCCATATTCTTTGTTTATCTACAAGTAAACAAAGAATATGGTTAATACATATTCCATGATATCATAATACATATTCAAAGATAAATACACAAACCTGAATTTTATTATTCCACCACTCCTCAGAGGCATCAACGGTGCCCTTGCTCGAATTCCACCCTAGGCCAGTTTCTTTACCAATTAGCTCTTTCCACAACTTCCACTCAATTTTAAGTGCATCCCACTTATTTTTTAGTTGTTTTCTATCATAATCATGCCCTGTCTCTGCCTTGAAGTTAGCTATAATATTTGCATATCCATCTTTGTCAAAGTGAGTGCCCGGACGATGTCCGGCCTCAACCTCCTTGATGCAAACATCACAAAATATAGATATATTGTGGGCATTCCATGTAGCCACAGGATTTGATGAAGATGCCCCCTTCTTTGCCATCGATACCAACTACTGaattgtatatatacatatatatttatatattaaaacaagaacaaatgAAAAATTTCTGAAAAATATTTCTTGCTTATGGTTTCATACTTATATATAAAAGCCTATGAGAAACATAAAcctctttttattgttttatgcCATATTTCTGTGGGGAAATTGAAAGTAATTAATACATCAGAATAATACATCACAACATATCAGAGATACACACTAACACCAACTAATAAGAAATACACAAAATTGTATTAATTGTCTTGGTGCTATTAGGAATGGAAAGGCGTTTGTACTTTTAACTAACAATTAAAATTGTATCAAATTATTCATATGGTTAGATTTTGTAATGACTTGAAATATGATGCTTTATTAATAATGACTAGGAAAAAAGAAAGTAATATGTTGATCTGCTTCAAAAAATTTACAACAGACAATACAGAAACCCTACCAACCCACCTGACTTTGACACCCCCCACGCCCGGAAGAATGGCAAAGTTCATGCTATTAGTACTCCACTGTTAAACTACAAAACTAGCAACCTAATAAATCAAACGAGCCTTCCAGTCCCGTAGTAATTAATACATCAAAAGATGATGATGCTAGACAGCTACCAACCCAAAAACAAGCAGCATCCTATAATAATCATCAGCCCATAACACCTTAAAAACAAATCCGTAAATCCGTAAATTCGAAGTaagaaaccaaacaaacaattaaacaaataaaccaAGAAGCAAAAGCAAATAAACCACATACAAAAGCATTGATTTCAATTAATACTAGTAATCACAACAAAATCAAAAATTTATTTGCAAGTTTCCAAAATTAACAATCGAAGTATTTTCAATTATTCTTTCTCTTTCCAGGAAACAATTAAATATTAACGAAAACCATAAATACAATACAATAGGAACGAACAATACCTAGAGCAAGACGGAGAAGATGAAACCGTGGCGGTGAAGATTAATAGACGGGAGGAAGCACAGTCTGAAAATGCAACATGAGATGGAGGATTAATAGCAGTGTACTGGCAAGCATCAACAGATAGAGAGGATTAAAAATGGATATGCAAAAATGCAGATCCAACAACAACACACATTTAAGTGAGTAGACAGAGTGGAACTCAAAATTAGTCGCCAGTTCCTTACAAGTAATTTTCAAGCGGAGTGGCTTTACTATGCATACAAGGTTAGAGAATAGAAAACAATGCtaattttgttgattctttAAACATCTAACAATTCTCATGTTATCTAATCACACCACACCACACCACACTGGGGAGTTCAATTCCTTCCAAAGAGAGATTACAAACCAACAAACTgggaaaatggaagaaaacatTGACATAAATGCTTCAATCAAACAGAACCCTgatcatacataaatatatattgctttgtttataaatttgatGTGTTTTAAGCTCTGCACTTGTATAACCTTTTATGGAAGGCTAAATTGATTTAGTGGATGTGAGAAGTATGTGTGATTAGAGCATTAGTCATTTTAATTACATAGAGTCAGACTTTTGCTTTATTCTAAAATGCATTTTCTAATTGAAAGAAGACTTTTGCTTTATCTAATCCTAACCAACAAACACCAGAACAGACTTTGTAGTTGCTCTGTTCTGTCATTAATCTGTCTAATGTTTTGTCATTAATCTGTCTAATAAACCAAATACCATTTAAATGCAATCACAAAACAGATTTATCAAAAACATGAAAACCGAATTTTGtaccaagaaaaaaataatCCACCTGTTCGAGTACAGCCTCAGCGACGTCCTCAAAAACCCACTTCCTTCCAGAGAGATACAATACGAACACTGACAAAGGGATGACAAATCAGAAGCACAGTTCATAGATTAGAACCAGAGCAAAGCTTTATAAAAAACTATCCTTTACCTAAACCCAAATCAGAAGCAAACCTTCTCAATTTTTCTTGTTTCctccacaaaccctaatttttccccaattatttttttcccaattattttttttccacaaaccATATCACCTTCCCCAATTAATTTTTCCCCACCCTCCATCCCCAATTGTTTTTCCCGACACCCAATCATTACTGGCAAGCAACTCGGAAACATTTCAAATCCTTTGCTGTGTCCACAACGAAGAAAGTGTACGCAACATGATCACCCTCCTAGAGGCGTCAAACGCAACAGAAGCAAGCCCGATTTGTGCCTACATTTTCCATGCAGTCGAGCTCCTTCATCCCTGGGCTCTTCCCACCCTTTTTTCCCTCTCCCATCCCCAAAGttaaaaatccaaacaaataaataaataaaatttacaagAGAAACTTACCAAACGAACCTGGAGAACGAGAGAACAAGGGAGAACGCTGGTTTTGGAACGAGAGAACGAGAGAGATCTGGTTTCTTGGTTCGGGTATGAGAGAGGAGAGTAGACTGaaggaaagaaaagaggaaaagaaggcgagaaggagagagaggcgGAAAGGAGAGACTGTATAAGGAAGGAGGGCAATTTTGGATTattgaaaaattcattaaacCTACACTGTTCACCCGtgtttttggtttgggaagCCGCAGCTGTTTTTGggaagctgcaaatagcagcttcctGTTTTAGGCTTCTTTTCACCCTCAGCTTTAAAACAAAGCTGCTTTTgaaaaatttaccaaacgcCTCAAATCCCtctggctttttttcaccctagctttttttttaagcacagcCCTACCAAACTGGGGCTTAGTCATAAGAAAttgtgtgagatttgtgaggagCTCTCCACAAAGGTTAGAGTATTTCAAGCAAGCCGTGTTTATGGATAAGTTAACATGTAAAGCAAGTGTTTGCTTAGATTGCCCCACAAGATGGAATTCCACATTTCATATGTTGGAAGTAGCCATAAAGTTTAAGAAGGCCTTTGCTAGGATGGGGGAGGAAAGTGATACTCTTTTTAGTGTGTACTTCaaagaatttgaagaagaaaaggatgAAGATGGAATAGTTGCTATTAAAGGTCAAAGAAGGGTTGGACCACCAACCGGAGAAGATTGGGAAAAGGCGGAGGTGTTTGTTCGGTTTTTGCGGGTTTTTTATGAGGTGACATTGCGGGTGAGTCATTCTTTGATCCCCACGGCTCATACCGCTCTCCATGATGTTATCAAAATAGAGACGGCTATCAAGAATTTGGTTCCCCCACCCAATGTGCAAACCGGTTCACCAATAGAGGTACTTTTGAAGCAAATGGCAACCGACATGAGAGCAAAGTATGACAAATATTTtggttcttatcttcaattgaaCAATTTGCTAGTGGTTGCTCTTATTTTAGatccaaggttcaagttaaGGCATGTCACTCATCTCCTTAAAAAGCAATTATTAGAAGTTGATGTTCATTTGAAAACTAAGGAGATAAGAGATGTGTTGGATGCTCTTTACAAAGAATATGCCCCAAGGGTTGATGGGGGGAAGCATATGAAGGTCCCCACACCTCCTCGAGAGCCTTCTTCTACTTCACATgttgttgaatcctttgaaGATGATTGTGTAGATGATTGGATTGATTTTGTAGAAGAGAGTGAGGAGCAAGTGGTGGGAGATGAGGTGGATTCATATTTGTTGGATCCTTTGGAGAAGGTGGACAAAGAAACCAAGGGTGCTTTTAAAATTCTTTCATGGTGGAAGACCAATGGTTGCAAGTATCCTATATTGGCGGCCATTGCAAAAGACATATTTGCTATTCAAGCATCTACCGTGGCTTCAGAGAGTGCTTTTAGTACCGGGGGAAGAGTAATTTCGGATTTTAGGAGTTCTTTAACTCCTAAATCGGTGGAGgccttaatttgcatgcataatTGGATGAGAGGTGATGGTATTATCACCTTAGAAGATGATGCATAATTGAAAAATAGGCCTTGTTCCTCATAGGCccagaaccgaaccgaacccaTACTTataccgaaccgaaccgaacctaTTAGGTTCGGTACTACATCGGTACAACCAGTCATACCGTACCGAACCGTACCGAAAGTTTGTTATAGGTTCGGTTTCGGTACTACCTCGGTACCGAACCGTACCGAACCGTGCCCAGGCTTAGGGAAAAggctttattgttgttgttgttgtgagtTTTTACTGCCAAAAATATCGTGTTCAAGTTATGTTTATTGTATTCAAGTTATGTTTACTATGTCACAtcccacacacacatacatggtACATATATCTGTTGAACATCTAAATGCTTTGTGTTCACTGTTATGCTCACTTGACATATTAATAACTTGCGAAGAACTTCAGCCTTCTTGGCTAGGATAGTTTTTTGGAAACTGAAATTGGTGTTTGAATCTTAGATTTATTGACTAACAAATCTATCTTAGTTGACTAGTGGGCTTGACTAGTCAATCCagcatattataatttttatatacaaGATATTCCTCCTGGTACCAATTCCACAACTTTCGTTCCCCAACTATTTCTTTTTATGGATATCATATAGTAAAGAGGAATGGGGAGTAACAATTTCATTTCGGGTTGCCTAGGTAAGTTTTACAGACCCGCCATGATTAGCACTTGCCCTCCACCATTGGTCTTAAAGAACATGGCATGTCATTAGGTTCAGAAGCTAGTTGAAAGGAGAAACATGTAAAGCTCATACATATACACAAATAAAGCATTTGTAACCTTAAACTAACCAAAAGAAAGTAACGAAAATATCTTAGCACAGATTTACTCATGTGACAAGAGTATTATGTATCCTTTCCTGACCCAAAGATAGGATCTCCTGCATCTTTACATGCCAGTCTGGTTTTAACGTACCTTCGAGCAAAATCTTCGACCTCCCTGAACAGCAATTACAGAAAATATGTAACAGCAGCAAGAACAAGGTTTGTCTCTCTCAATTGCGTATTTACGTGCAGAACCAAGGTTTTTTCAGAACTACCACAAGCAGCAAGAAAAATGCAAAACATTGTCCCGAAGTTTACTAAAATCTTTCACAGACCAACACTTTTAAgcaactttttttcttctttttatccgAGCGAAAAGTGGATCTAACCTTGGGACAGTTTTAAACGAAAGTGGAGAAATACCACTACACTAACAGCTGTTTGGTTTTTAAGCAAACTCTGCGACATTGAAAAACATATGACAATATGAAATTCTTCCGCAGGTATCGAATGTCAAACTAGAGCTGGGCGTAAATTTGTTGAGTTCATCACTGGGGCAATCAAAGTTAAGATTGCTtgggaaaatgaagaaaatttaGCCACCTAACAACTCAAGCGAAAATATACAAGTTCAAGACCAACTTAGTGCTTCTTCTTTTCGTTCTTGGTAGTTTTAATCCCTTTGGAATCTGTGAAACATAAAGTAAAAATAGACGACTAGGACACTAGACTTCAAATTCCATTTTAAAGTAATCTTAAGTACTCTAAGCATAGTATAATGAGGGAATGCAATCCTGAAAAGATTAGTATAAAGtgttaaaatttatatattataatatttaattcaatGTTTGAATGAAAAGTTCTTAACCGTCTGTATCAAAAGGTGTAAGTTATTCAAATGGTGCCGTCTTTACTTAAGTCATTAATAATTTATTGACAAGTGTATAAATATCTCAGTGTAATCCTCTATTCATTCAATGAAAGATACTTTTCTAATATGGTATCATCATTCTCTGCTTAATCGCCTCTATCTTTCGCTCCTTTCGATCGCTGCGATTTCTGCAAATCTTGCAAATTTATGCAATCTTCTTCGAGTTCATCACCTCTGAATCCATAAATCATTACCCCCAATTCTTCTCCGATGAACCCTAATTTCACGTCGGTGATATCTtctccctcaatttcttcaattacaatCCAAAGTATTAGTTGTATGGTTCCTACGAAGCTATAATTACCTCATTTGGAAGGCGTTGTTTGCTCCGATCTTTCGTCGATATCGATTGACCGAAATTGTTGATGGTAAGAAGTCTGTCCGCCGCCGTTTCTCCTCGATGAATCATGCAAAAGTATTGGAATTCCGAATCCTGCATTCGATATCTTAAGCAATAATATCTCTGATGCAAAGATTTGGAGGAATTTCTACTGCTCACATCCATCAACTGTGTTCTTGACTACATTCTATGCAAAATGGTGATCTTATTATTTCTGAGTATATTCAGCAGATCAAGAATATCTCTTATGCACTCATGGCTACTAGCGCGCCAATTTTTGAATATGACCTAATTGTTGTTACTCTCAATGGTCTTTAATCTTTTATTGATTCGATAATGCTTCGTATATCATCTACTTCACTGGATAAGCTTCATGGATTGTTACTCAACAAAGAAATGTTCATGAATTGCAAGAAGAATGCcactattccttatgcttctgaACCCTTTCAAGCTTTTGCTACTCAATACCAAAGTCCTTAGCCTCCTTTGTTGCCAACCCCATAACTCTATGCAGCACAATCTTCGAACTACAATCCTTCTCCCAAACAGTACAACAATATTGGTAAAGGAAATTATCGTGGAAATAATTACAGAGGCAATTATAATAGTTTTGGAAATTATAGAGGGAATTCTAACAATTATAATCCCAATTATGGGGGCAATAATCGCAACAGCTATAGTGACCGAGTTCCTTGCCAAATTTGTCATTCTCAAGATCATGAAGCAATTGATTGCTTAGAGAGGATGAATCACTCTTTTGCTAACAAAATTCCTCCTGCCAAGCTGCAGCCCATGtgtgctcataccaattccaagcCACCCTTTCCTACTTGGATCATGGATTATGGTGCCACATCTCATATTGCTAATGATATATCATTCGCTCAGTATTCTGTGCCTTCTAATGGACATGATAAGGTCTATATTGGTGATGGTCAAGGTATGCATATCCAGCACACTGGTACATCTATTATTCATACACCTACTATGACAACCCGTTCCTacttttatgattttattaattttaaaagagtgattGGACGAAAATGCCCATGAGGCAAGATTGTTGACCTTTGTTGACCACCAATTTGTGATGCAAACGAGCTATTATTTTACCATATTCTCGAAGTACTCGACGGTATGAATGTATAGCCGTAAGTGGAATCAAATTTGGAGTTACGATGAAGTTTTTACGGAACTACGAAACTTAAGGGtgttttatgaaatttgaattttgggtattttttaaaaaatattttaatattttatgttaggatattttaaatattttattatttatatttggtCTATGGGACCCACAAATCCAAAACTCTCCACTCTCTCTTTGCCAcgttttctctcttcttcaccataaactaggactctctctctctcctctccattccttcccttctctctctccaacATTCTCATCTCTCCCAGCTATCTCCCTTTGCAAACTGTGGTACTGACTGACACGCCCTCGCCGCTCTGACGAGCTTCACCACCACCAGTGACCAACACCTTGCCATGCACCTCATTTTTCCTCCTCGTCTCAAACTGGGAACCCATTCTCTCACTCAGTGCTCACTGCACGAAAAATGCTGACGGAGATCTGGTGATCTCTTCACTTCTCGACCTCGGTATGGTTTTGCACTCCTTCATTTTCTCCTAATTTTTGATTTCTAGCTCGATCTTGAGCTTACTCGCAAGTTTTGGGTAGCTTTTACACAGAACTCAACTCGGGAGAAATACTTCACGGTTTTCATACGAAATCCACATGGTTGCAAGCTGTTTTACGGCTAACTTCAGCCACGACTTCGTCTACTATTGGTATATTTCAAACCCTTACATCACGAGCttcattttttacttttatttcatCACAAATGGTTGAGTTTTGAGCTTGTTTGTAGCTCAGGAATTTGCTGGCCAGTTTTCGGCTACCGGACCCGCTATAGGGACCAGGATGACCCGaccagagaagaagaaggaaaaaaaaggccTTAGGCCCAAAATCCAGCCCAAAACCATAAGCCCAAGCCTTTGGGCCTTTGTTTCAAGCCAACCCATTTCTGAATTGGGCTAAGAAAATTCTGAGAATATTCTCTGGAATATTCCTTGGGTTGATTTTTTGAAACTTTCTCAGGAACCCTCCTAGGTTAATTTCGACGCCCCGACTTCGTTTTTGACATCCATTGAGTGAAATTCCAAAGTTTTAACGTAGTTGACCACCAGGGTGTCTCGGTTGACTTTTAACGATTGACTGTCAACCTTCTTGTTGACTTCTTACAAAATTTGTCGGGGACTATCCTTAGCGTATTTTGATGCTCTGATTCCAAATTCGcactccgttttcccaaatttaattgttttagtggagttttactaatgggtccaaatattatgcttaggtgcgatTATTATCGGTGACTTCGGCTATTCTAGTTCGAACGGGTTCGACTCGACGACGTGATCTGTGAGTAGgtattttctttatatatatagtggttagtttccatatatacaattattaataaattctctACGTGATTGCCATGATTAAATTAACGTTATAAGAAATGCCTTATTGTTGGGAAATAATGAAAtaatcctacgggatgcacatgTAAGCTTAT
This window contains:
- the LOC139191943 gene encoding zinc finger BED domain-containing protein RICESLEEPER 2-like, which produces MGEESDTLFSVYFKEFEEEKDEDGIVAIKGQRRVGPPTGEDWEKAEVFVRFLRVFYEVTLRVSHSLIPTAHTALHDVIKIETAIKNLVPPPNVQTGSPIEVLLKQMATDMRAKYDKYFGSYLQLNNLLVVALILDPRFKLRHVTHLLKKQLLEVDVHLKTKEIRDVLDALYKEYAPRVDGGKHMKVPTPPREPSSTSHVVESFEDDCVDDWIDFVEESEEQVVGDEVDSYLLDPLEKVDKETKGAFKILSWWKTNGCKYPILAAIAKDIFAIQASTVASESAFSTGGRVISDFRSSLTPKSVEALICMHNWMRGDGIITLEDDA
- the LOC103409541 gene encoding uncharacterized protein isoform X1; its protein translation is MNTYDEDVEELEDGLIICTIATAVETYYSKYIHKTPCMNSSQTGNMWLMEVLQGNHVRCYRMFRMNKDVFYRLSNDLQTNYGLKGSRRMSATEILAMFLHMLGYGVKNRLAQERFQHSGETISRYFGAMLDIVCKMAIDIIKPMDSEFRGIPQEIRRDTRYMPYFKDCIGAIDGVHVEASIPPPDQVPYIGRKGIPTQNVMAACNFDMQFTFACAGWEGTAHDTRVFLSVLRNPILNFPKPPNGKYYLVDAGYPQMRGYLGPYKGERYHLPDFRRGAEPTGHKEVFNHTHSSLRSIIERTFGVWKKKWSILRDMPNYPFNKQVKIVIATMALHNYIRRYSERDRHFDDPRDYCEESDSSDDDDEEYRNYEVEGSNEIEALRNRIAASLMNASN
- the LOC103409541 gene encoding L10-interacting MYB domain-containing protein-like isoform X2 — its product is MAKKGASSSNPVATWNAHNISIFCDVCIKEVEAGHRPGTHFDKDGYANIIANFKAETGHDYDRKQLKNKWDALKIEWKLWKELIGKETGLGWNSSKGTVDASEEWWNNKIQINKEYGKLRKKGISPEMEDKLDRMFSNTVATGEHAWAPSSGVLPPESRDESIGQIDLDDEEESETMQDLRQATRKGKKRATNQGDFQKKKVDKKGKKIGGAAKLSGQIDRLVEVYESMSSANSLMRPPHIGCSIAEAIASVAQLPGCEPPSELWLFATCLFCSAEKREVFATMTDPEVQLTWLKYMFNKQQ